In Fusobacterium nucleatum, the genomic stretch TAAAAAATATTCAAAATAAATATGGAAAAGATGTAGTAAAAGAGTATGATGTTGAAAAGCCAAAAGGAGGAAAGTAAATATGGAAAGAATAGCATATATAAGAGGAAAATTTAAAGGAAATAATAAAAAAATGAAAGAAGCATATTTTTATGCAAAAGAAATGATGACAAAATATGATTTAAAACCACAATATATGGGAGTTGGAGCAGAAGAAGGTTGGAATGAAGTTAAAATATTGACAATTAAAAGAAAAGAAAAAAAATTATTAGAAGATTTAGAAAAAGGAAAAGAAATAAAAAATATTGAGTTATATACAAAAGAAATAGAAGAAAAACAAATAATATATGATAAAAGCTATTTTTCAATAGATAAAGAGAGAAGTATTATTGTATTTTGGTCTAATACAAATATAGAAGAAATAGATTTTAAAGAAATTTTAGAAAAAATGAAAGAATATGTAGAACCAGGAATAGAGGAAATATGTAACTGGGAATCTGATGAAATTCCTTTAAGATACATTTGGGAGGGAGAAAAAATATTAATTCCAGATAAGATAATTCCTAAAAAAGTAACACATATTTACAAAAAAGTAACACCTTTAGATATTCCAATAGAAGTATAATATTCATAAAAGTAAAGAAAATAAATAATAGTTAAGTAATTTAAGAAAAGCTATATAGATAAGAAATATTTATATAGTTTTTTCTTAAATATATAAATTAAGTAGAAATAGACTTATGTAAGAACAGAAAATTTAGAAAATATAGGTTTTTCTGTTGGATATGGAAAAACAGAAAGTGGATTAAAAGAAAAAGATATAATAAATGCTAAATCTAACTTAGTATTAGGAGATGGAATTGTACTTAATAAAGGTGCAGATATTACAGCTGGAAATGGAAAACTATCAATAGATGAATATATAGGACATAACTTAGAAAATATAGACAAATCAAAAACATATGGAAGAGTTTATTCATCATTTAAAGATGAGAATGGGGATATAGTGGTTATTTGTCAAATAGTGTTGATAAAAAAATTTAGAATAAAAAAATTTGAAGAATAGATTTTTTAACTACATTCACAATTTTGATTAAAGGTTTGAGTGTAGTTTTTTATCTTGATAAAATTTATTTTAAATGTTAAAATCTATTAATATATAATAAACTTATGGGAGGATTTTCAGTGAAGTACAAAATTGAAAATTTGATTGATAAAGAGTTAGTAGAAAAAAGGATAAAAGAGCTAGCAAGACAAATTGAAAAAGATTATGCAGGAGAAGAAATTTATTGTGTGGGATTATTAAAAGGTTCTGTAATATTTTTAAGTGACTTAGTAAAAGAATTAAATATACCAGTTATAATAGATTTTATGTCAGTTTCTAGTTATGGAAGTGAAACAGTCAGCAGTGGAGATGTAAAAATTTTAAAAGATACAGATTTAGATTTAAGAGGGAAACATGTTTTAATAGTTGAAGATATAATTGACACAGGATTAACTTTGGAATATGTAATAAAATATTTTAAAGAAGGAAAAGGAGTTAAAAGTCTTAGAACTTGCACATTATTAAGTAAACCTGAAAGAAGAAAAGTAGATGTTAAAGTTGAATATATAGGTTTTGATGTTCCAGATAAGTTTGTAATAGGTTATGGACTTGACTATGACCAAAGATATAGAAATTTACCATATATAGCTGTTGTTATTCCTGAATAGGAGTTTGAAATGGAATTTAAACATAAAAAAAAATATGGGCAGAATTTTTTAAATAATAAAAATCAAATTCTAAATAAAATAATTGAAGTTTCAAATATTAGTGATAATGATGAAATCTTAGAGATAGGACCAGGACAAGGAGCTTTAACTTCACTATTAGTTGAAAGGGTTAAAAAAGTAACTTGTGTTGAAATAGATAAAGATTTAGAAAATACTTTAAGAAAAAAATTTTCTTCAAAAGAAAATTACACACTTGTAATGGGAGATGTTTTAGAAGTTGATTTAAGAAAATATATAAATCAAGGTACTAAGGTTGTTGCAAATATACCTTACTATATAACATCACCTATCATTAATAAGATTATAGAGAACAAAGATTTAATAGATGAAGCCTATATAATGGTACAAAAAGAGGTAGGAGAAAGAATTTGTGCTAAGTCAGGTAAAGAAAGAGGAATTTTAACATTAGCAGTGGAATACTATGGAGAATCAGAATATTTATTTACTATTCCAAGAGAGTTCTTTAATCCTATACCTAATGTAGATTCTGCTTTTATTTCAATAAAATTCTATAAAGATGATAGATATAAAAATAAAATTTCAGAAGATTTATTCTTTAAATATGTAAAGGCTGCTTTTTCAAATAAAAGAAAAAATATTGTAAATAATCTGGTAACATTAGGATATTCAAAGGATAAGATAAAGGAAATATTAAATCAAATTGAAGTATCTGAAAATGAAAGAGCAGAAAATATTTCCATAGATAAATTTATTGAACTTATAAAAATTTTTGAAGGTAGATGAGGTAGTTAATGAAAAAAAGCTATGAGTTTTTAATACAAAGTAAAAGAGAAGATATAGATTTCATAAATAAAATTGTTGAGGCCTATGAAGGAGCAGGGGTTGTAAGAACTCTTGACCCAATAAAAGGGATAATAAGTGTTATGTCAACAGATGATTTTAAAGATTTTATGAGAGATGTATTGGTAGATTTAGGTAAAAAATGGGTAGATTTAAAAATAATTGAAGAGGGTGCTTGGAAAGGTACTTTATAATGGAGGAAAAAGTGGAAAATTTAGAAAGTTTATTGAATTATATTATCAAAGAATTGGTTGAAACAAAAGATAAGGTTAATGTAACTTATGAAGTTTTGGATTCAAATGTAACATTTAAAGTAAGTGTTGCAAAAGGAGAAATGGGAAAAATAATAGGTAAAAATGGACTTACAGCTAATGCTATAAGAGGAGTTATGCAGGCAGCAGGGGTAAAAGATAAACTTAATGTAAATGTTGAATTTTTAGATTAGGAGCTAGTATGGAACTTTTAATTGCAGGAAAAGTATTAGGTTCTCATAATTTAAAAGGGGAAGTAAAAGTTATCTCTGATTTAGATAATATTGAAGTCTTAGTTGGAAATAAGGTAATTTTAGAATTAGCTGATTCTCAACAAAAATTATTAACAATTAAAAAGATAGAACATCTTGTTGCAAATAAATGGATTTTTTCTTTTGAAGAAATAAAAAATAAACAAGATACTGTTGAAATTAGAAATGCTAATATAAAAGTTAGAAGAGATATTGTTGGTATTGCTGAAGATGAATATCTTGTAAGTGATATGATAGGTTTTAAAGTCTATGATGTAAAAGATGAGGAGTATCTAGGAGAAATTATAGAGGTTATGGATACTGCTGCACATGATATTTATGTTATAGAAAATGAAGAATTTGAAACTATGATACCTGATGTAGATATCTTTATTAAAAATATTGATTTTGAAAATAGAAAAATGCTAGTTGATACTATTGAAGGTATGAAAGAACTTAAGGTAAAAAAATGAAAATAAATATTTTAACATTATTTCCAAAGATGTTTGATGGCTTTTTAAGTGAAAGTATAGTTGCAAAAGCAATAAAATTTGGAGCAGTGGAAATAAATATTATTGATATAAGGGATTATTGTTTTGATAAACATAAACAAGCTGATGATATGCCTTTTGGTGGTGGAAATGGAATGGTTATGAAACCAGAGCCTTTATTTTTAGCTTTAGAAAATGTTTCAGGAAAAGTTATCTATACTTCGCCACAGGGAAAAACTTTTAATCAGGAAATAGCAAAAGAGCTTGTAAAAGAGGAAGAATTAACTATAATTGCAGGACATTATGAAGGAATAGATGAAAGAGTTGTTGAAAATAAAGTTGATATAGAATTATCAATAGGAGATTTTGTCCTAACAGGTGGAGAAATACCTGCTATGACTATTTCTGATACTATAATAAGACTACTTCCTGATGTTATAAAAAAAGAGTCCTATGAAAATGATTCTTTTTATAATGGACTTTTAGATTATCCACATTATACAAGACCAGCAGAATATAAAGGTTTAAAAGTACCAGAAGTTTTGTTGTCAGGTAATCATAAAAAAATAGATGAATGGCGCTTAAAAGAGAGCCTTAAAAGAACTTATTTAAGAAGAAAAGAATTAATTGAAAATAGAGAATTAACAAAATTAGAAAAAAAACTTTTAGATGAGATAAAAAAAGAGGAAGTGTAATAAAATATAATGAGAAATAAAGTTTATTTGAGTTTAGTTCATTATCCAGTTTACAATAGAAACAAAGATATTGTTTGTACTTCTGTAACAAATTTTGATATACATGATATTTCAAGATCTTGTGGAACTTATGAGATAAAAGGTTATAGATTGGTTGTTCCTGTTGATGCACAAAAAAAATTAACAGAAAGAATAATTGCATATTGGCAAGATGGTACAGGTGGGCAATATAACAAAGATAGAGAACAGGCATTCAAAGTTACAGATGTTGCAGAAAGTATACAAGATGTTGTAAAAGGAATAGAAAAAATTGAAGGACAAAAACCTTTAATAATAACAACTTCTGCTAGAATATTTGATAATAGTATAAGTTATAAAAATTTATCTAAACAAATATTTGAAGATGATAAACCTTACCTTTTACTTTTTGGAACAGGTTGGGGGTTAACTGATGAGGTTATGGCTATGTCTGATTATATACTAGAACCAATTAGAGCTAATTCAAAGTATAATCATCTATCAGTTAGAGCAGCTGTTGCAATAATATTGGATAGATTATTTGGAGAAAATTAAGATGAATAATAGGCAAATTATTATAGAGCCTAATATGGAAGTTTTTTCTAAGTTAGGTGTAAAAAGTATAGAAATAAAAACTATTCTCTTGAATACAAGAATTAAGAGGATAACTTTTAATTGTGTCGTATCATGTATGAATTGTATAGATGATATAGACATTATATATAAAGATGTTCTTTCAAAGTTTGGTAGAGAACTGGAGATAGAGTTTATAACAGATAATAAAAATTTATCTTTAAATGATGAAGAAATAAAAACTATTGTAACTAGGGCTATAGAAAGGTTGAAGACTAAAAATACAACTTCTAAGTCCTTTTTGTGTTTTTATAAGCTACACATCAAAGAGAATTATATAATAATAGAACTTAATGATGAAAATACAAAATTTATGTTAGAAGAAGTCAAAATTTCTTCAAAAATAGAAAATATTTTAGATGAATATGGTGTAAAAAATTATAAAATTATTTTTAGTGTTGGAGATTTTTCAAAAGAAATTTTAAATATTGAAGAAAAAATTAAAATGGATATAGAAAAACATCAAAATAGTATAAATGCAGAAAGAGAAAAAGTAGTAAAAACTAATTCTACCTCTGAAACACAAGTATATAAGACAAAAAATGATTTTAAAAGAGCTTCAAAAACAAGAGAAATAAAAGGAAAAACTATCTCGATAAAAGATTTCTATGATTTATATGATGGAGAAACTTGTATAGTTGAAGGAGAAGTTTTTTCAATGGAAGATATGATTTTGAAAAGTGGAAAAATCCTAAGAACTATAAGAATTACAGATGGAGAAAGTTCTCTTACTTCTAAAATATTTTTAGATGAAAATGATAAATTAGATATTTATAAAGGAGTATTTTTAAAATTAAGTGGAAAACTTCAATTAGATACTTATGCAGGAAATGAAAAAACATTAATGATAAATTCTGTGAATATTATAGATAAAGAAAAGATTAAAAAAGAAGATGCAGCAGAAGAAAAAATGGTTGAGTTACATGCACATACAAAAATGAGTGAAATGGTTGGAGTAACTGATGTTGAAGATATTATAAAAAGAGCTAAGGAATATGGACATAAAGCAATAGCTATTACAGATTATTCAGTAGTACATTCATATCCAGCTGCATTTAAAACAGCTAAAAATCTTTCAACAGATGAAGAGAAAATGAAAGCTATTTTTGGTTGTGAAATGTATATGATAGATGATGAAGCACCTATGGTTACCAATCCAAAAGATAAAAAAATTGATGATGAAGAATTTGTAGTATTTGATATAGAAACTACTGGTTTAAATTCACATACCAATGAAATTATAGAAATTGGGGCAGTAAAAATAAAATCTGGAAGAATAGTAGATAGATATTCACAACTTATCAATCCAGGACGACCTATTCCATATCACATAACAGAAATTACAAGTATAACAGATGAACAGGTTGCTAATGAACCTAAAATAGATAAGGTAATTGGAAAGTTTGTAGATTTTGTTGGAGATGCAGTTTTGGTTGCACATAATGCACCTTTTGATATGGGATTTATAAAAAGAGATATAAAAAAATACTTAAATATAGATTATCAATGCTCTGTAATTGATACCTTACAAATGGCAAGAGATTTATTCCCAGATTTAAAGAAGTATGGTTTAGGGGACTTAAACAAGACACTAGGTTTAGCACTTGAAAAACACCATAGAGCAGTTGATGACTCACAAGCAACTGCAAATATGTTTATTATATTCTTAGAAAAATACAAAGAAAAAGGCTTAGAATATATGAAAGATATCAACACAGGTTTTGAAGTTAATGTGAAGAAACAATCTTTAAAAAATGTTATGGTATTAGTAAAAACTCAAGCTGGTTTAAAAAATATGTACAGATTAGTTTCAGAAGCACATATAAAATACTTTGGTAATAAAAAAGCTAGAATACCTAAATCAGTTTTGGTAGAAAATAGAGAAGGACTTATAATAGGAAGTTCTTTAACTGCACATTTTATGAATACAGGGGAACTTGTAGATTTATATCTAAGACATGATTTAGAAAAATTAGAAGAAGCAGCAAAATTTTATGACTATATAGAATTGCTACCTAAATCAACTTACAATGAGCTTATAGAAAAAGATGGAACAGGTGCACTAGGTTCTTATGAAGAAGTTGAAAAAATGAATAAATATTTTTATGATTTAGGAAAAAGACTTGGAATTTTGGTAACTGCTAGTTCTAATGTTCATTATCTTGATGAAAATGAAGATATAATAAGATCAATTTTATTATATGGTAGTGGAACAGTATATAATTCAAGACAATATAGCATAAATAATGGTTTTTATTTTAGAACAACTGATGAAATGTTAAAAGAATTTAGTTATTTAGGTGAAGATGAAGCAAAAGAAATTGTTGTAACAAATACAAATAAAATAGCTGATATGATAGAAAGTGAAATTAAGCCTATACCAGAAGGTTTTTATCCACCAAAAATGGAAAATGCAGAAGAAATTGTAAAAAGTATGACTTATGAAAAGGCATATAGAATATATGGAAATCCTTTACCTGAAATTGTTTCAGCAAGATTGGAAAGAGAATTAAATGCCATTATAAATAATGGTTTTTCTGTTTTGTATTTATCAGCACAAAAGTTAGTAAAAAAATCTTTGGATAATGGTTATTTAGTTGGTTCAAGAGGTTCAGTTGGTTCTTCACTTGTTGCCTTTATGATGGGAATAACAGAAGTTAATGCACTATATCCTCACTATATCTGTGATAATCCTGAATGTAAATACTCTGAATTTATAGAAAAAGAAGGGGTAGGTATAGATTTGCCAGATAAAATTTGTCCAAAATGTGGTGCTAAATTAAGAAAAGATGGATATTCTATACCATTTGAAGTTTTTATGGGATTTAAAGGAGATAAAGTACCAGATATAGATTTAAACTTCTCAGGAGAGTATCAATCTGAAATTCATAGATATTGTGAAGAATTATTTGGAAAAGAAAATGTATTTAAAGCTGGAACTATCTCAACACTTGCTGAAAAAAATGCTGAAGCCTATGTAAGAAAATATTTTGAGGATAATAATTTGAATACAGTAAGAGCTGAAATTATAAGATTAGGTAGACTTTGTCAAGGAGCTAAAAAAACAACAGGGCAACACCCTGGTGGAATGGTTATAGTACCACAAGGAAATTCCATCTATGAATTTTGTCCTGTACAAAGACCAGCCAATGATGAAACAAGTGAATCTACAACAACCCATTATGATTATCATGTAATGGATGAACAGTTAGTAAAACTTGATATACTGGGGCATGATGACCCTACAACTATAAAACTTTTACAAGAGTATACTAATATGGAAATTAAAGATATTCCACTTGCTGATAAGAATACTTTAAAAATCTTTTCATCAACAGAATCTTTGGGAGTAACTCCTGAACAAATAGGAACAGAAATAGGAACTTATGGAATACCAGAATTTGGTACGGGTTTTGTAAGACAGATGCTTATAGACACAAGACCTACAACTTTTGCAGAGCTTGTAAGAATATCTGGACTTTCACATGGTACAAATGTTTGGCTTAATAATGCACAAGAATTTGTAAGAAATGGACAAGCAACTCTTTCACAAATAATAACAGTGAGAGATGATATTATGAACTATTTAATAGATCAAGGTTTGGATAATAGTGATGCATTTAAAATAATGGAATTTGTAAGAAAGGGTAAACCTAAAAAAGAGCCAGAAAATTGGGAAAAATATTCTGCTATGATGAAGGAAAAGAAAGTTCCTGATTGGTATATTGAATCTTGTAGAAGAATAGAGTATATGTTCCCTAAGGGGCATGCTGTTGCTTATGTTATGATGGCAATGAGAATAGCATATTTTAAAGTCCATAAACCACTTGCATTTTATGCAGCTTTCCTATCAAGGAAAGCAGATGATTTTGATATGGAATTTATGAGTAAGGGCATTCTTGCAAAACAAAAATTAGAAGAATTATCCAAAGAACCAAAATTAGATCCTAAGAAAAAAAATGAACAAGCTATATGTGAAATTGTAGTAGAAATGGAAGCAAGAAATATAGAGCTTTTACCTGTTGATATCTATTTATCAGATGGTAAAAAATTTACAATAGAAGATGATAAAATTAGAATACCTTTAATTGGGATAAATGGGTTAGGAGGAGCCGTCATTGATGCCATAGTTAAAGAAAGAGAAGAAGGAAAGTTTATTTCAGTTGAAGATTTAAAAAGAAGAACAAAAATGCAGCAACCTGTTGTAGACAAGTTAAAAAATATTGGAGCAATTTCAAGTTTAAGTGAAACAAATCAAATTTCTTTATTTTAAAGGAGGAGTAAGTTGAAAAAATTATTAAATAAGATAGTATTATTTTTAATACTATCATTAACAGCATTTTCATATAATTTTCCAATAGATGATCCCTATTCAGCAACAATTATAGGAAGTGCAACAATGATGACACCAGGAGTCAGTGAGAATATACCACTGAAAGTATATGAAATACAAATAAAAAATAAAAAGGAAATTCCTGATGTATTTTGGTATGCAAGTAAATTTAAGTTTTCTTTTAGTAAACAAAAGAATAAAAAAGCACCTTTAATATTTGTTCTAGCAGGAACAGGTTCAGACTATAATACAACAAGGGTTAAATTTATGCAAAGGATATTTCATGATGCTGGTTATCATACAATAGCAATAAGCTCTCAAATGAGTCAACAATTTATGATTTCTGCTTCTTCTAATTCTGTACCAGGTCTACTTTTAGAAGATAATAAGGATATCTATAAGGCAATGAAACTTGCCTATAATAAAATTAAAGATCAAATAGAGGTTACAGATTTTTATATAATGGGATACAGTCTAGGTGGAAGTAATGCAGCTGTTTTATCTTATATAGATGAAAAAGAAAAAGTCTTTAATTTTAAAAGAGTATTTATGGTAAATCCCCCAGTTGAATTGTATGATTCAGCAGTAAAATTAGATAAATATTTAGATGAATATACAGGAGGAAAAACAGCAGGTATAGAAAAATTGTTAAATACAACCTTAGCAAAAGTTGAAGGTGGATTAACAAGCGAGTATGCAAATATAGGTGTTGATACTATCTATAATATAGTAAAAGGCAATATCTTATCTGATGCAGAAAAAAAAGCATATATAGGTTTAGCTTTTAGATTGGCTTCCAATGATTTAAACTTTATTTCAGATTTTATATCTAAAAGTCATGTTTATACAAAAAATCCAGAGAAAGTTAATAAGTATACAAATATGAAAGAATACTTAAAAGCAGTAAATTTTGCAACATTTGAAGATTATGTTAATAAGGTAGGATTTCCATATTATAAAAAACATGATAAAGACTTTACTATTGAAAGTTTGAAATGGAAAGCAAGTTTAAGAGTTATAGAAGATTATCTTAGGGCTTCTCCTAAAATTGCAGCTGTAACAAATATAGATGAATTAATTTTAAATGAAAAAGATATTAATTTTTTAAAGGATGTGTTTAAAGATAGATTGGTTATTTATCCTAAGGGAGGACATTGTGGTAATATGTTCTATAAAGAAAATGTAGATGTTATGTTAAAATTTATAAATGAGGGGGTTTTAAAATATGAAAATTAAAAATTTATTATTGTTTAGTGTTTTAAGCCTTACTCTAATTTCTTGTACTAATACAAGTGAAGTCAAAAAAGCTAATACAGACTATACAGAGGCTAGTAATGTTATATATGTTAACTCTGGTGAAAGTAATTTTATTGCTGATGAACCTGACCCATGGGAATCATTTAACAAAAGAATATATCAGTTTAACTATCAAATAGAAAGATTGGTAATAACTCCTATTGTCAATACATATAAGTTTATTACTCCTGATTTTGTTGAAGATAGAGTGAGCAATTTCTTTAAAAATGTAAAGGTACTGAATACTATGACTAATTCTGCTTTTCAATTTAAAGGGCGAAAATCTATGAGAGCCCTAGGAAGATTTACTATCAATACTATATTAGGTTTAGGAGGGCTTTTTGATGTAGCCTCAAAAATGGGAATGCCAAAACCTTATGAGGATTTTGGATTGACACTTGCACATTATGGGGTAGGTAGAGGACCTTATTTAGTATTGCCAATTCTTGGACCTACATATTTAAGAGATGCTTTTGGAATGAGTGTAGACAGTGTTGTAGCAGGAAAAACAGATATATATAGAAGAATGGATTTATTTAACTCATCAAATGCTGGTTTAACTGCATTAAGAGGAATAGATATGAGAAAAAATATTGATTTCCAATATCATCAAACAAATTCTCCTTTTGAATATGAATATGTAAGATTTTTATATAGTAAATATAGAGGGATACAAGAAGCAGCAAGTAAACAATAAATATATAGAAAATTTATATTGGCTGCTTGCCAGCCATTAATGTCTCAGGAGTTTACTAAAACACTCCTTCGTACATTAATGGGCGTCGCAGCAGCTTAAAAAATATTTTCATATAGTATTTATATAATAAAATGGGAGGTTTTTAATGGATTTAAAAGAAAAAGTATTAGAATACAAAGATGAAGTTGTAAAAGAAATTCAAAATGCAGTTAGAGTAAAAAGTGTTAAAGAAGCATCATTACCTGGAATGCCTTTTGGAGAAGGACCTGCAAAAGCACTTGATCATTTTATAGATTTAGCTAAAAAATTAGGTTTTAAAGCAGAAAAATTTAATAACTATGCAATGCACATAGATATGGGAGAAGGAAAAGAAACATTAGGGATACTTGCTCATGTTGATGTGGTACCAGAAGGGGATAATTGGACTTATCCTCCATATTCAGGAACAATAGCAGATGGAAAAATCTTTGGTAGAGGAACATTAGATGATAAAGGACCTGCTATAATTTCATTATTTGCCATGAAAGCAATAGCAGATTCAGGGGTAAAATTAAATAAAAAAATTAGAATGATATTAGGAGCAGATGAAGAAAGTGGAAGTGCTTGTTTAAAATATTATTTTGGAGAATTAAAAATGCCTTATCCTGATATAGCCTTTACGCCAGATTCAAGTTTCCCAGTAACTTATGCAGAAAAAGGAAGTGTAAGAGCTAAAATAAAGAAAAAATTTAATACTTTGCAAGATGTAGTAATAAAAGGTGGAAATGCTTTTAACTCTGTTCCAAATGAAGCCAATGGAGTAATTCCTGTTGATATGCTTGGAGAAGTTAGAAACAAAAATAAAGTTGAATTTATAAGAGAAGGAAATGTATATAAGGTATTTTCAGCAGGTATTCCAGCACATGGAGCTCATCCTGAAAAAGGGTATAATGCGGTATCAGCATTATTTGAAGTTTTGCAAGATTTTGGAGTTAAAAATGAAGAATTAAAAGGTTTAGTTACATTCTTTGATAAATTTGTAAAGATGGAAACTGATGGTAAATCTTTTGGTGTTAAATGCACAGATGGAGAAACAGGGGATTTAACTTTAAATTTAGGAAAAATAAATTTAGAAAACAATGAACTTGAAATCTGGATAGATATGAGAGTACCTGTTAAAATTAAAAATGAACAAATAATAGAAACTATTAAGAAAAATACAGAAGACTATGGTTATGAATTTTTATTACATTCAAATACTCAGCCTTTATATGTTGCAAAGGATAGTTTCTTAGTTTCAACTTTAATGAATATCTATAAAGAATTAACAGGAGATAATAATGCAGAGCCAGTAGCAATAGGTGGAGGGACTTATGCTAAGTATGCTAAAAATGCTGTTGCTTTTGGTGCTTTACTTCCAGATCAAGAAGACAGAATGCACCAAAGAGATGAGTATTTAGAAATATCAAAAATAGATAAACTTCTTCAAATATATGTAGAAGCAATTTATAGATTAGCAAAATAGTTAGGAGAAATTATGTGGCAAAAATTAACAGTAGAATCCAAGAGTTCTATTGATGAATACACCAAGAATAGATTTGAAATATGTGATTTAAGTTTTTCTAATTTACTATTATGGAGTATTGGAGAAAATACAGAATATGAAATAGAAAATGATGTTTTAACTATAAGAAGTACTTATATGGGAGAGTTACATTA encodes the following:
- a CDS encoding PolC-type DNA polymerase III, coding for MNNRQIIIEPNMEVFSKLGVKSIEIKTILLNTRIKRITFNCVVSCMNCIDDIDIIYKDVLSKFGRELEIEFITDNKNLSLNDEEIKTIVTRAIERLKTKNTTSKSFLCFYKLHIKENYIIIELNDENTKFMLEEVKISSKIENILDEYGVKNYKIIFSVGDFSKEILNIEEKIKMDIEKHQNSINAEREKVVKTNSTSETQVYKTKNDFKRASKTREIKGKTISIKDFYDLYDGETCIVEGEVFSMEDMILKSGKILRTIRITDGESSLTSKIFLDENDKLDIYKGVFLKLSGKLQLDTYAGNEKTLMINSVNIIDKEKIKKEDAAEEKMVELHAHTKMSEMVGVTDVEDIIKRAKEYGHKAIAITDYSVVHSYPAAFKTAKNLSTDEEKMKAIFGCEMYMIDDEAPMVTNPKDKKIDDEEFVVFDIETTGLNSHTNEIIEIGAVKIKSGRIVDRYSQLINPGRPIPYHITEITSITDEQVANEPKIDKVIGKFVDFVGDAVLVAHNAPFDMGFIKRDIKKYLNIDYQCSVIDTLQMARDLFPDLKKYGLGDLNKTLGLALEKHHRAVDDSQATANMFIIFLEKYKEKGLEYMKDINTGFEVNVKKQSLKNVMVLVKTQAGLKNMYRLVSEAHIKYFGNKKARIPKSVLVENREGLIIGSSLTAHFMNTGELVDLYLRHDLEKLEEAAKFYDYIELLPKSTYNELIEKDGTGALGSYEEVEKMNKYFYDLGKRLGILVTASSNVHYLDENEDIIRSILLYGSGTVYNSRQYSINNGFYFRTTDEMLKEFSYLGEDEAKEIVVTNTNKIADMIESEIKPIPEGFYPPKMENAEEIVKSMTYEKAYRIYGNPLPEIVSARLERELNAIINNGFSVLYLSAQKLVKKSLDNGYLVGSRGSVGSSLVAFMMGITEVNALYPHYICDNPECKYSEFIEKEGVGIDLPDKICPKCGAKLRKDGYSIPFEVFMGFKGDKVPDIDLNFSGEYQSEIHRYCEELFGKENVFKAGTISTLAEKNAEAYVRKYFEDNNLNTVRAEIIRLGRLCQGAKKTTGQHPGGMVIVPQGNSIYEFCPVQRPANDETSESTTTHYDYHVMDEQLVKLDILGHDDPTTIKLLQEYTNMEIKDIPLADKNTLKIFSSTESLGVTPEQIGTEIGTYGIPEFGTGFVRQMLIDTRPTTFAELVRISGLSHGTNVWLNNAQEFVRNGQATLSQIITVRDDIMNYLIDQGLDNSDAFKIMEFVRKGKPKKEPENWEKYSAMMKEKKVPDWYIESCRRIEYMFPKGHAVAYVMMAMRIAYFKVHKPLAFYAAFLSRKADDFDMEFMSKGILAKQKLEELSKEPKLDPKKKNEQAICEIVVEMEARNIELLPVDIYLSDGKKFTIEDDKIRIPLIGINGLGGAVIDAIVKEREEGKFISVEDLKRRTKMQQPVVDKLKNIGAISSLSETNQISLF
- a CDS encoding serine/threonine protein kinase; the protein is MKKLLNKIVLFLILSLTAFSYNFPIDDPYSATIIGSATMMTPGVSENIPLKVYEIQIKNKKEIPDVFWYASKFKFSFSKQKNKKAPLIFVLAGTGSDYNTTRVKFMQRIFHDAGYHTIAISSQMSQQFMISASSNSVPGLLLEDNKDIYKAMKLAYNKIKDQIEVTDFYIMGYSLGGSNAAVLSYIDEKEKVFNFKRVFMVNPPVELYDSAVKLDKYLDEYTGGKTAGIEKLLNTTLAKVEGGLTSEYANIGVDTIYNIVKGNILSDAEKKAYIGLAFRLASNDLNFISDFISKSHVYTKNPEKVNKYTNMKEYLKAVNFATFEDYVNKVGFPYYKKHDKDFTIESLKWKASLRVIEDYLRASPKIAAVTNIDELILNEKDINFLKDVFKDRLVIYPKGGHCGNMFYKENVDVMLKFINEGVLKYEN
- the pepV gene encoding dipeptidase PepV, whose product is MDLKEKVLEYKDEVVKEIQNAVRVKSVKEASLPGMPFGEGPAKALDHFIDLAKKLGFKAEKFNNYAMHIDMGEGKETLGILAHVDVVPEGDNWTYPPYSGTIADGKIFGRGTLDDKGPAIISLFAMKAIADSGVKLNKKIRMILGADEESGSACLKYYFGELKMPYPDIAFTPDSSFPVTYAEKGSVRAKIKKKFNTLQDVVIKGGNAFNSVPNEANGVIPVDMLGEVRNKNKVEFIREGNVYKVFSAGIPAHGAHPEKGYNAVSALFEVLQDFGVKNEELKGLVTFFDKFVKMETDGKSFGVKCTDGETGDLTLNLGKINLENNELEIWIDMRVPVKIKNEQIIETIKKNTEDYGYEFLLHSNTQPLYVAKDSFLVSTLMNIYKELTGDNNAEPVAIGGGTYAKYAKNAVAFGALLPDQEDRMHQRDEYLEISKIDKLLQIYVEAIYRLAK
- a CDS encoding MlaA family lipoprotein, which translates into the protein MKIKNLLLFSVLSLTLISCTNTSEVKKANTDYTEASNVIYVNSGESNFIADEPDPWESFNKRIYQFNYQIERLVITPIVNTYKFITPDFVEDRVSNFFKNVKVLNTMTNSAFQFKGRKSMRALGRFTINTILGLGGLFDVASKMGMPKPYEDFGLTLAHYGVGRGPYLVLPILGPTYLRDAFGMSVDSVVAGKTDIYRRMDLFNSSNAGLTALRGIDMRKNIDFQYHQTNSPFEYEYVRFLYSKYRGIQEAASKQ